TAAAAGTTATACGTTTTGCCATTCAGTTCAAATTGCGTGCGTGCATTATAAGTATCATTTGCTGCCATAAACTGTTTACCCCCTAAATGAAATTAAATCGAAAAGCCTTTGTCGCTTCTCCTATCCCATTATTTCACTATCAGATTAATTTCAAGAAAAATCTGCAACTAACATTTTAAATGAAAACGATTTATAAGTAAAATATTTCGTTACAATTTTCCTAATAATAATTATATCAGGAGGTGAGCATATGAATAGTAAGCGAAAAGCAAATCATGCAAAATCAGGTATGAACGCTGCAAAAGCCCAAGGGAACGGAGCAGGATATAATGAAGAAATTCCCCAACAACCTCTAAAACCAGAGGAACGTATGAACAACAAAAAACGCAAAAAAAACCAATAACCCATATCAACAACCAAAAATATTAAAAAAATCCTAGCACAAATGGTAAGCATTTGCGCTAGGATTTTCACATTGGTAATGTTTTTCAAAAAACACTACTGATTGGTCTGAATATCTTTCATAATCGATTGAAGATCATTTTGATATTGCTTTAGTTGATCAAATTGATGTTCACTAGCAACCTCTAACGCTTTATCAATTTGCGCAAATGCTTCGTTCATTTCTTGGGTCAAGTGGGCAAGCTCTTTTCCATATTCCTCTTTTCCAATTGAAGTCATCCGCTCTTGATTGGCATCTATGGCTTGTTCAAAGCCTTGCTGTGCAGCTTGAAAAGCTTGTTGCTTATCTTTATGGTAAGGCATATGAAATACACTCCTTCTTCTATGTTTACCGTTTAGTGTTGCTCAGAGTCGATGAAACCATACATAGTGCATAACATGAATAGTTTGTTACCCAAATTCAAAAACTAAACTTCATACAGGAAGGAGGATTAAGCGTATGTCTGGAAAACCAAAAGGTCCAAAACAACAAGAGCGTGTTCAATTACCCAAAAGCCCAAAACAACCCTACGGAGAACCTATGAGTGGGAACCATAAAGTAAAAAACAATAACCATACCCGTCAAAAAAACCACTCTTCACATGATATGTAAGGAAATAACTACAGTGGATGTAGCTTTGTGACGCAGTGTTTCTAATTAAACTTCCCTTAAAACCACAGGAGATAAAGGAAACACGAGATTACGCATTATTCGATGTTGACTTATTGTACGAAGCTGAGCGCTGAAATTAGACATCGCTGCACAAGCTAATACTTCTATAATTAATCGAACAAAAATAAAGTCAGTGAAGATTGACTCTTCACTGACTAATCAAGAAAAAACATTTTGTTTAAAATACAAATGCCTTCATCTAACAAATATGTAATCATCTACTTATTGTTGATTTGATCTCAATACTTCTTTCATCCAAGTAAAACAATCATTAAGAAGTTCTGTTTTTATACCACGAGAGGTCAATTTAGAATCTGTCCTCCTCACATAATCTAAGAAGATTGAATCCATTTTAAATTCAGATGCTGCTTCTAAATGCTCGATATGATATAAAGTGTCTTTTCTAATATGATCTAACTTTTCTTGATCGTGACGCAATAACATAGGACATTTACGTAGAAAGCTTGAATAGACATAATGGATTGTTTCATCTTCACCTTTACTGTGTACATCGTCCACCTCGAATCTATGGGACAAAACAGAACTAGTCTTTATACTTTTTCAACTGGCAAAAGCACACGAAAGATACTGCCATTTGGATTATGGTCATGTACCTCTAATTTTCCATTATGCTTCTCTAGTATTTGATGTGTAATCATTAACCCTAACCCTGTACCGTTTTTTTTCGTTGTGAAAAACGGTTCTTTTATTTTGTTAATCAAATGTTTTGGAACTCCAGGACCTTCATCTATAATATCTATAAATACGAATTGTTCTTTTGTGTAGGTTGAAATTGTAATTTTTCCGCCATTCTCCATGACTTCAACTGCATTCTTTATTAAATTAATAAAAACTTGTTTAATTTGAGATCTATCACAAGAAACCATAAATTCTTCCTCACATTGAAGAACAAGATCGATATGATGAAGTTTTGCTTGAGATTGTAGCAACGTACACACATCTTTAATCATTGAAAGAAGTGGCTCGCTTTTACGTTCATTAGTCATTGGTTTTGATATGAATAATAGCTCTGATGTAATCGTCTCAATCTTTTCGATTTCTTCGTTCATAATCGTATAATACCCATCTTCATCCTCAGATCCAACCTGAAGTAGCTGAAGGAATCCCTTTAAAGAAGTTAGCGGATTACGAATTTCATGCGCGATACCAGCTGCTAATTGACCGGCGACGGACATTTTTTCTGAACGAATCATCATTTCTTCAGCTTCTTTTTTATCTGATATATCTTTCATCAATGCGAGAATTTCCTCTTCTCCCGCATCCCCTTCTTGTAATGACACAATCGTCTCTACCCATATGTACTTTCCACTTTTTTGTTTTACTTGCAAATCAATAGTTGTAGGTATGGTTGGATTTGACCAGAATGTTTGCTTGAGTTTCTCTTGATCTTGAGGTGAAAAATAATCAAGTGCGTTTTCACTAATAAGATCGGATGAGTCAAATCCTAAGAGCCGTTTAACGGAAGAGGATAGATATTGAAATTTCCCTTGTTTGTCACATACACAAATGACATCAAATCCGTTTTCCTCTATCCAATTTAGGTAGGAGCTAGGTAAATCAGACAGTGAAACGTAACTTTTTTTTGATGCATGATCTTTATGATTATGAGTATAGTTATCATTTATTGGTTGTCGAGAATGATTATTCATCCATCCGCCCCCTAACCTTTACAGGACATACTAACATTTTATCCCACAAAATTCACTTTCTTCAAGAAAAGTTGAAAAAAATCATCAAAATTTATAAAAATATTGATTGATTTACATCAGGTTATATTCTCTTGTCATTCTATTCGAAACATTTTATAATATTCTTGTCGAAATTTAATCTCTTCTACATTATGTTTTCTTTTTATTCATGATTAGCTTTATAGACCTGTAAGGTTTTCTGTGCTATTCTAACCATAATAAGGACGAGTTAGAAAAGGTGATTGATTTGAATACCGTATTTGCCATATTTATTGTACTTTGGACCTGTACGATGGTTGGACTGTTAGCAATAGGCGGTTATTTTATGTTCCGTAAATTTCTTAAGCGATTGCCAAAAGATGATGGTAAGTCCATTATTGATTGGGAGGAACATTACATTAATGAAACCCTACATATGTGGGGAGAAGAACAAAGAGCATTTTTGGAAGAGCTTGTGACACCAGTTCCTGAACTTTTCAGAGATGTTGCCAGACAAAAGATTGCTGGCCGAATCTCACAGGTTGCTATTGAAAAGAACAAAAATGCCATAACCCAAGAAGTGATTATTGAAGGGTATATCCTAGCAACACCTAAACGAGATCACAAATTTCTTAAACAGACGTTAGATGAAAAAAATATAGATGTTCAACCTTATCTACCACTATTCGAAAAATAACCCCCGCGAGAGCGAGGGTTATTTTTGTGCCGCAATATCTTGCATACTTTCAGAGCGTTTAACCTCTTTTTCAAGACGTACATATTTAACGAGCATGGCAATTCGCCAGGACACAATCATACCAAACGCTAATAAGAAAAACATGCCACTAGTCTCTCCTACAGAGACCGTTTGTCCAATAATAAGTTTTAATATAATACGTAAGATTAAGAGGCCTATTAATATAAACACAAATGCTTTTGAAGGTTTTAAATAGATATCTTGTTTTCGCACTTCAAATTTAGATGTCTTGATTAAGAAAATGGAAAATAATACGCCTACTGACATAGCTTCCAAAACCTGTGTGCCATGCACTTGAAAGGGTTCAAATAAGAACATCAGAGCTCCTGTACTCATAAAGATAGGGGGCAATATAATTTTTTTTATGGAGGCAGGTTTTTTGGCTGCTCGCATTCGAATAAAAATCATCATTGTTGCCATAATTGCCGCAACAACTGTACTAGCTACAACCCACATAACATATCAACTCTTTCTAAAGTCCCTAAACTTATGTACACTAAGCCTTTAGCCTAGTACACGATTAATTGCTTCTAACACTCTACTTTCATCAAATGGCTTTACGATAAAGTCTTTAGCCCCTGCTTCAATCGCTTCTACAACCATTTTTTGTTGCCCCATTGCAGAGCACATTACAATTTTAGCCTTAGGATTATTAGAAAGAATTTTCTTCAATGCATCTAATCCATTAAGTTCTGGCATTGTAATGTCCATGGTAACTAACTCAGGTTGTTCGCCTTCAAACATCTCAACAGCTTGTTGACCATTTTCAGCTTCACCAACCAACTCATGACCACCTTTTTGCAAGATGTTAGACAAAGTCAATCTCATAAATTTAGCATCATCTACGATTAAGATTCTAGCCAAGCCAATCCCCTCCCCTGCGTTGTATTCCGTTTATTGATCGTTTGCAATAGATAATATAATGGTTAATGTAATCCCCACAACTGTTAAGTACACGCCTAGATCAAATAACAAAGCTGTCGCTAGCTCTACTTCTCCAAGAATAGGAATATGTGAAAAATGCGCAAAGGTTTGACTCAGAAATGGTTCACCATACACGAATGAACCCATACCCGTAAGTACAGCCGTTAACAATCCTATCGGAATTAGGTAACGAAAATTAATAGGTATGATTTTTTTCACAGAATCGAATCCATATGTCATATACATTAAAACTACTGCAGCAGCAGTCATTAGCCCTCCAATAAATCCTCCGCCTGGAGCATTATGGCCAGCTATAAATAAGTAAATAGAAAATGCCAATAGTATAAAGGCAATTAGTATCGTCGTGGTTCGTAAAATTAAGTCATTCGTCCTCATTGACACTTCTCCTTTATTTCAACTTATCTTAATGATAATACAAATAAGAAAACAATGCCATCCTCGATTAAAAACCACTAAACCCAAATAGTCCTGCAAGGTATGAGGTAAGCTTTGTCATTAAATCAAAAAATAAGAAAACACCCATAAAAATCATAACATAACCGCCGATTTTGACTAGTTTAGCACTGTTTTGCTTAATCCAGTTAATTTGTCCAATGAAGAAGGACAGTAGTAGAAATGGTACAGAAAACCCTAATGAATAGGCAACCATATAAATAACGCTATTACCAGGATTTGAAGCAGCTAATGCTAAAACAGAACCAAGGATTGGACCTGTACAAGGAGTCCATCCCATTGAAAATGCCATACCAATTACAAGAGAACCTAAATAGCCACCTGGTCTATTTTTAAAATGAATTTTTCGATCCTTCATTAGAAATTCAAAATTAAAGACTCCAATAATAACAAATCCGAAGAATACAATTAAAATTGCTCCTATCTGACGTATGAAATCCTGGTATTGATAAAGAAACTCTCCCAAGAAACTCGTCGAATAACCTAAAACAATAAAAATGCTTGAAAAACCAAGTAAGAAGAAAATAGTATGTAGCACACTTCTTCTATTAAGCATAGCATTCTCGGATTTTAATTCATTTACACTCATTCCAGTAATATAAGAAAGAAATGCTGGATAAAGCGGTAATACACAAGGAGAAATAAACGATAAGAAACCTGCTCCAAACGCTAGAAATATATTTAAATCTGACACGTCTTTACACCCTTTCAAAAACATAATGAAAAGTCCTTATAAGGACCCTATTATCTACTTCTTTAGTCTACTTGTAATTGTAAATAAAAATGACGTTGCATTCTATGAAAAGTACCTACAAGTTTATGACGTTTTTGTGACGATAATACTTGTTTGATTCTTCTGTCTTATGTACTACATACTTATAAAGAATTCACTATTTTGTAGTCGAGTATAGAAAAACTGAGCTAGTAGGTAGCAAGGTACGTACTAAGAACTGCACGAGGGAGTTACAATCAATGTAGATTTCCAACTAATGGTTTTAACCTTGCTTCTTCTTAAAATAGCAGATCATAAAGCAAACACTCTACTCTATCAAGGTATAATTTTCTTTTTAATATAAAATCCTTCTTCAAAGTAGAAGAAGGATTTTATGATCACCATTTATTTTTGTTGCTGTTGATTATTCATGGCTCGCATCATCTGATTAATTTTCTTCTGCGATGGCTTCTGTCCCATCTGCATCATTAACGTACGTAGCATTTGTTCATTAATTGGTGGGTTCTTCTTTAAATAGTTCATCATGTACTTTCTAGCAATAAAAAACCCTAGCGCGACGCCTGCTAGAAGTGTTATAAGGGCGATAACAATAACCCAAATGGTACCCATAATACAAATTTCCTCCTTCGTGTTGTCTCTCAAACATTATAGTAAATCAACAGAGAGAATACAATAGGAGCTAAAGAATAGCTTCTTTTTTAATAGGCGCTACCCATCCATAATGACTGTACGCTGTATCGATGATAAAAAAAGACGGGTGTATGGACCTGAGTGTATCAAACAAAACTTCTTCTGCCTGATGTAAATTTTCTGCGTAGAAACATACTTCACGATCATTTTTTTGTGTTAATCGAACTGATTTGCCTTGATGTTGTATATAAAATGAGGCTTCATTCTCTTCAAAAGATAACTCCACAGGCTTTCGTAATTTTGTTGCGATATGTTGAATAAGCAGATCTAAAGGTAACGGTTTGATAACTTCACTAAATTGAAGTTGATAAATAGAGCTTCCTTGATTATGTCTCCATTCTTGCAAAAACTGAAAAAGAACACCTGTTTTATGGAAATAATGATACGAAAATTCATCTTTTACCCAATAAATCGTATATTCACGCATCGCCTGTCCCTCCCATTAGAGTCATGATACCCCAATAAAAGTAAAAAATGTGTCAAATATGGTAGGTGAACATTTGAAATTTTTGTCGAAAAAGCCCCCTGTTTACCAAACAGGGGGCTTACTTTACATCTTACTTTAATAGGTTTTCTACTTTTTGTACAACATTCTCTACTGTAAATCCATATTGTTCCATTACTGTATTGCCTGGGGCAGAAGCACCAAAGCCATCTATTCCAAGAACATCGCCCTCATCACCTACATAACGCTCCCAACCTAATGGGGAAGCCATTTCAAGAGCAAGACGCTTCTTCACTGAGCTTGGTAGTACTTCTTCTTTATATGCTTTATCTTGAACGTTAAAGCGATCCCAAGAAGGCATGCTTACTACGCTAGTATCGATTCCTTTTTCACGTAATGTTTCTTGAGCACGCACAGCTAATTGTACTTCTGAACCAGTTGCGAGTAGAAGTGCATCAGCTTGGTCTTTTTGTGCAGGACTAATCGTATAAGCACCTTTCTTAACACCTTCATAGCTAGTACCTTTAAGTGTTGGGAGGCCTTGACGTGTTAGCACAAGAGCATTTGCTTGTTCATTGGATTCAAGCGCTAGGCGCCAAGCAGCCCTTGTTTCATTTCCGTCTGCTGGACGAATAACTGAAAGGTTAGGCATCGCTCGTAATGACGGTAATTGTTCAATTGGTTCATGAGTTGGACCATCTTCACCTACTGCAATAGAGTCATGGGTGAAAACATACGTAACTGGTGCTCCCATTAGAGCGGACAGACGAATGGCTGGACGCATATAGTCACTAAATACAAAGAATGTACCGCCATATACTTTTAATCCACCGTGCAGAGCCATTCCATTTAAGGCACAAGCCATAGCAAATTCGCGCACACCAAACCAAATGTTACGACCTGCATAATTATTGCGAGAAAAGTCGTCCTCTTCTTTCACAGTCGTTTTGTTAGATCCGGCAAGGTCAGCACTTCCGCCAAAGAAATAAGGAACTTCTTTTGATAGAGCATTAATCATTTCACCTGACGCAGCTCTTGTAGCCACTTTATCTTCACCTGGAGTGAAGCTAGGAAGTTTATCCTCCCAACCTTCAGGAAGTTCATCATGAATAGCTAGTTCAAATTCAGCACCTAATTCTGGATATGCTTCTTTGTATTGGGATAGCAATTCGTTCCAATTACGTTCTGCTTCTTCCCCTTGCGTACGTACTTTCGTTTCGAAATCTTGATACACATCAGCTGGTACATGGAAAAGCTCATGTTCCCAATTGTAATGTTCTTTGGCTGCCTGTACTTCTTCCTCACCTAGTGGAGCACCGTGAGAATCAGCTTTCCCTGATTTATTAGGAGAACCATACCCAATGACTGTTTTTACTTCAATCATAGTAGGTTGTGTTGTATTTTCTTTAGCTTTTTGAAGAGCCTGACGAATGGTTGCAATATCTGTGCCATCTTCTACACGAAGGACTTGCCATCCATATGCTTCAAATTTTTTCTCTACATCTTCTGAGAATGAACGGTGAAGATCGCCATCAAGTGAAATATCATTAGAATCGTATAGAACGACTAGTTTTCCTAATCCTAGGTGGCCAGCTAGAGAAGCTGCTTCTTGAGAGACACCTTCCATTAAATCACCATCGCCGCAAATTGCGTACGTATAATGATCAACGATTGGATAGTTTTCTTTGTTGTATTTAGCTGCTAAATGCGTTTCAGCCATAGCCATTCCAACAGACATAGCGATTCCCTGACCAAGTGGTCCTGTTGTAGCTTCCACTCCGTCTGTGTGTTTAAACTCAGGATGACCTGGAGTTTTAGATCCCCATTGACGGAATTCTTTTAAGTCATCCATCGTAACGTTATACCCTGATAAATGTAGTAGGCTATATAGCAACATGGACCCGTGTCCTGCTGATAATACAAAGCGATCACGGTTAAACCATGATGAGTGCTTAGGATTGTGTTGCATGAACTCTGTCCAAAGCGTGTACGCCATTGGAGCTGCCCCCATAGGCATTCCTGGGTGTCCTGATCCTGCTTTTTCTACCGCATCAATGGATAATGTGCGGATGGTGTTAATTGATTGTTGTTCGATTTGTTCTGACATGAAACTACCCCTTTCGTACTTCGCGTGTACATACTATGTAACAATTTAATCCTATAATGAAATCTGTTAAGTGACAACCGTTCTATCAAAAGAAAATAGAAATTCCCTCATTTGTCACATATATTAGGATGTTACTAGTTCTAATCTTTATGCCTTTTATTATTAAAATCGTGTAATTTCACACTAATCAGT
This genomic stretch from Pontibacillus yanchengensis harbors:
- a CDS encoding ATP-binding protein; amino-acid sequence: MNNHSRQPINDNYTHNHKDHASKKSYVSLSDLPSSYLNWIEENGFDVICVCDKQGKFQYLSSSVKRLLGFDSSDLISENALDYFSPQDQEKLKQTFWSNPTIPTTIDLQVKQKSGKYIWVETIVSLQEGDAGEEEILALMKDISDKKEAEEMMIRSEKMSVAGQLAAGIAHEIRNPLTSLKGFLQLLQVGSEDEDGYYTIMNEEIEKIETITSELLFISKPMTNERKSEPLLSMIKDVCTLLQSQAKLHHIDLVLQCEEEFMVSCDRSQIKQVFINLIKNAVEVMENGGKITISTYTKEQFVFIDIIDEGPGVPKHLINKIKEPFFTTKKNGTGLGLMITHQILEKHNGKLEVHDHNPNGSIFRVLLPVEKV
- a CDS encoding YneF family protein, yielding MGTIWVIVIALITLLAGVALGFFIARKYMMNYLKKNPPINEQMLRTLMMQMGQKPSQKKINQMMRAMNNQQQQK
- the sspO gene encoding small acid-soluble spore protein O, producing the protein MNSKRKANHAKSGMNAAKAQGNGAGYNEEIPQQPLKPEERMNNKKRKKNQ
- a CDS encoding response regulator, translating into MARILIVDDAKFMRLTLSNILQKGGHELVGEAENGQQAVEMFEGEQPELVTMDITMPELNGLDALKKILSNNPKAKIVMCSAMGQQKMVVEAIEAGAKDFIVKPFDESRVLEAINRVLG
- a CDS encoding DUF2621 domain-containing protein yields the protein MNTVFAIFIVLWTCTMVGLLAIGGYFMFRKFLKRLPKDDGKSIIDWEEHYINETLHMWGEEQRAFLEELVTPVPELFRDVARQKIAGRISQVAIEKNKNAITQEVIIEGYILATPKRDHKFLKQTLDEKNIDVQPYLPLFEK
- a CDS encoding cytochrome c biogenesis protein CcdA — protein: MSDLNIFLAFGAGFLSFISPCVLPLYPAFLSYITGMSVNELKSENAMLNRRSVLHTIFFLLGFSSIFIVLGYSTSFLGEFLYQYQDFIRQIGAILIVFFGFVIIGVFNFEFLMKDRKIHFKNRPGGYLGSLVIGMAFSMGWTPCTGPILGSVLALAASNPGNSVIYMVAYSLGFSVPFLLLSFFIGQINWIKQNSAKLVKIGGYVMIFMGVFLFFDLMTKLTSYLAGLFGFSGF
- a CDS encoding CcdC family protein encodes the protein MWVVASTVVAAIMATMMIFIRMRAAKKPASIKKIILPPIFMSTGALMFLFEPFQVHGTQVLEAMSVGVLFSIFLIKTSKFEVRKQDIYLKPSKAFVFILIGLLILRIILKLIIGQTVSVGETSGMFFLLAFGMIVSWRIAMLVKYVRLEKEVKRSESMQDIAAQK
- the tkt gene encoding transketolase, which gives rise to MSEQIEQQSINTIRTLSIDAVEKAGSGHPGMPMGAAPMAYTLWTEFMQHNPKHSSWFNRDRFVLSAGHGSMLLYSLLHLSGYNVTMDDLKEFRQWGSKTPGHPEFKHTDGVEATTGPLGQGIAMSVGMAMAETHLAAKYNKENYPIVDHYTYAICGDGDLMEGVSQEAASLAGHLGLGKLVVLYDSNDISLDGDLHRSFSEDVEKKFEAYGWQVLRVEDGTDIATIRQALQKAKENTTQPTMIEVKTVIGYGSPNKSGKADSHGAPLGEEEVQAAKEHYNWEHELFHVPADVYQDFETKVRTQGEEAERNWNELLSQYKEAYPELGAEFELAIHDELPEGWEDKLPSFTPGEDKVATRAASGEMINALSKEVPYFFGGSADLAGSNKTTVKEEDDFSRNNYAGRNIWFGVREFAMACALNGMALHGGLKVYGGTFFVFSDYMRPAIRLSALMGAPVTYVFTHDSIAVGEDGPTHEPIEQLPSLRAMPNLSVIRPADGNETRAAWRLALESNEQANALVLTRQGLPTLKGTSYEGVKKGAYTISPAQKDQADALLLATGSEVQLAVRAQETLREKGIDTSVVSMPSWDRFNVQDKAYKEEVLPSSVKKRLALEMASPLGWERYVGDEGDVLGIDGFGASAPGNTVMEQYGFTVENVVQKVENLLK
- the sirA gene encoding sporulation inhibitor of replication protein SirA — its product is MREYTIYWVKDEFSYHYFHKTGVLFQFLQEWRHNQGSSIYQLQFSEVIKPLPLDLLIQHIATKLRKPVELSFEENEASFYIQHQGKSVRLTQKNDREVCFYAENLHQAEEVLFDTLRSIHPSFFIIDTAYSHYGWVAPIKKEAIL
- a CDS encoding small acid-soluble spore protein P, with protein sequence MSGKPKGPKQQERVQLPKSPKQPYGEPMSGNHKVKNNNHTRQKNHSSHDM
- a CDS encoding Na(+)/H(+) antiporter subunit B, whose protein sequence is MRTNDLILRTTTILIAFILLAFSIYLFIAGHNAPGGGFIGGLMTAAAVVLMYMTYGFDSVKKIIPINFRYLIPIGLLTAVLTGMGSFVYGEPFLSQTFAHFSHIPILGEVELATALLFDLGVYLTVVGITLTIILSIANDQ